One Mycolicibacterium parafortuitum DNA segment encodes these proteins:
- a CDS encoding TetR/AcrR family transcriptional regulator, which yields MATSRATAEVDVQQDEVDRRDQILEAANQCFTQLGIQRTSVQDVARMANVSRGTVYRYFEDRTVLIEAAIEFGAQKFYRLVAAAMAKKTTLAAKLGAMAETHATILLDHRTRNRLMADDAELMRHMIADGDSAVRRSTNFLVPYVREAQQRGEVGAGIDVTAASEWLARIIYSFSTVNEAQTFDMSKPETVRAYVEKFAVNGLR from the coding sequence ATGGCAACGTCACGTGCGACAGCTGAGGTCGACGTCCAGCAGGATGAAGTCGACCGGCGCGATCAGATCCTCGAAGCCGCCAATCAGTGCTTCACCCAGTTGGGCATCCAGCGCACCAGTGTTCAGGATGTCGCCCGGATGGCGAATGTCTCACGAGGCACCGTATACCGCTACTTCGAAGACCGCACCGTGTTGATCGAAGCCGCGATCGAGTTCGGCGCGCAGAAGTTCTACCGACTCGTCGCGGCCGCGATGGCCAAGAAGACAACGCTGGCTGCAAAATTGGGCGCGATGGCCGAGACGCACGCGACCATTCTGCTCGACCACCGCACTCGCAACAGGCTCATGGCTGACGATGCCGAACTCATGCGCCACATGATCGCCGACGGCGACTCGGCGGTCCGGCGCTCCACCAATTTCCTTGTTCCCTACGTCCGCGAAGCCCAGCAGCGCGGGGAGGTCGGCGCCGGAATCGACGTCACCGCAGCCAGCGAATGGCTGGCCCGCATCATCTACTCGTTCTCGACCGTCAACGAAGCACAGACCTTCGACATGTCCAAGCCCGAAACGGTCCGCGCGTACGTGGAGAAGTTCGCGGTGAACGGCTTGCGCTAG
- a CDS encoding SDR family NAD(P)-dependent oxidoreductase — protein MPDDLPLAVVTGGARGIGEAIVSEMVTTGHRVAVIDVNPKAIARTRETDCARAGLVIPVELSITDREAVERGLSALRDAYGPVRALVNNAGMTLPASFLDQTDEDWDRILAVNLTGTFVMAQVAARQMVEQHHGVIVNISSVSAHGVRTGPPAYAAAKAGVEGLSRLMAVQLGPLGVRVNTVVVGTTATPWLLSRKTEAELGSMRDSTLTGAIGDPEDVANTVAFLCSDAAKHLTGQLISVSGGQWMP, from the coding sequence GTGCCGGATGATCTTCCCCTGGCCGTGGTGACCGGCGGCGCACGCGGTATCGGCGAGGCCATCGTGAGTGAGATGGTGACGACCGGCCACCGCGTCGCGGTCATCGACGTGAACCCCAAGGCCATCGCGAGGACGCGGGAAACAGACTGCGCACGAGCGGGTCTGGTGATACCCGTGGAACTGTCGATCACCGACCGGGAGGCAGTCGAGCGTGGACTGAGCGCGTTACGCGACGCCTACGGACCGGTACGCGCTCTGGTCAACAACGCAGGCATGACCCTGCCTGCGTCATTCCTCGATCAGACCGACGAGGACTGGGACCGCATCCTGGCCGTCAACCTCACAGGCACATTCGTCATGGCGCAGGTGGCCGCCCGCCAGATGGTCGAGCAGCACCACGGCGTCATCGTCAACATCAGTTCGGTGTCCGCGCACGGAGTGCGCACAGGGCCACCCGCGTATGCCGCCGCGAAGGCCGGCGTCGAAGGCCTGAGCCGCCTGATGGCGGTGCAACTGGGACCTCTGGGAGTACGCGTCAACACCGTCGTGGTGGGGACGACCGCCACGCCGTGGCTGTTGTCGCGAAAGACCGAGGCGGAACTCGGCTCCATGCGGGACTCCACGCTCACCGGTGCGATCGGCGATCCCGAGGATGTCGCCAACACCGTGGCGTTCCTGTGCTCCGACGCCGCCAAACATCTCACCGGTCAGTTGATCTCGGTCTCCGGTGGCCAGTGGATGCCCTGA
- a CDS encoding acyl-CoA dehydrogenase family protein codes for MTDYTTGFTDTEDQRQFRSALRSFLERHVSEEDVRRAMESPHGYDPAVWHAMADQLNLQGLAIPEEYGGEGLGLTELALVLEETGAALLPGPYFASAVLAARTLVESDDEQAKKRHLPGIAAGHTIATLALTERSGRWNVGDITTRAEPASGGWILQGVKHFVPEGMSADLLLVVARTATDVGVFCVEASSCTRRAQSTLDATRRQAVVEFRSTPAARLDISETRLECALSFAAAALAAEQVGGAQRCLDQAVGYVKVRHQFGKPIGSFQAIRHMCANLMLDIEGARGAAQYAAHAATAFPAEFPAAAALAQAHCSEVYAKAAAANIQLHGGIGFTWEHPAHLYFKRAKSSAHLLGDADHHRRMLADRIGL; via the coding sequence ATGACCGATTACACAACGGGTTTCACCGACACCGAGGACCAGCGGCAGTTCCGGTCCGCGCTGCGGTCCTTTCTGGAGCGGCACGTCTCGGAAGAAGACGTCCGGCGCGCGATGGAATCTCCCCATGGGTACGACCCTGCGGTGTGGCACGCGATGGCCGACCAGTTGAACCTGCAGGGCCTGGCCATCCCGGAGGAGTACGGCGGCGAAGGACTCGGACTCACCGAACTCGCACTCGTACTCGAGGAGACAGGCGCGGCCCTGCTTCCAGGGCCCTACTTCGCGTCGGCGGTGCTGGCTGCACGGACCCTCGTGGAGTCCGACGATGAGCAGGCCAAGAAGCGGCACCTGCCCGGAATCGCGGCGGGACACACCATCGCCACTCTGGCACTCACCGAGCGCAGCGGGCGGTGGAACGTCGGCGACATCACCACGCGGGCCGAGCCGGCCTCCGGAGGCTGGATCCTCCAAGGGGTGAAACACTTTGTGCCCGAGGGGATGTCAGCTGATCTCCTGCTGGTCGTGGCCCGCACCGCCACTGACGTCGGGGTGTTCTGCGTCGAGGCCTCCTCCTGCACCCGACGGGCACAGTCGACGTTGGATGCGACACGTCGCCAGGCCGTCGTCGAGTTCCGGTCGACACCCGCGGCACGCCTGGACATCTCCGAAACGCGACTGGAGTGTGCGTTGAGCTTCGCCGCCGCCGCGTTGGCCGCCGAACAGGTTGGGGGCGCCCAGCGCTGCCTGGACCAGGCCGTCGGCTACGTCAAGGTGCGCCACCAGTTCGGCAAACCCATCGGCTCGTTCCAGGCGATCCGGCACATGTGCGCGAACCTGATGCTCGACATCGAGGGAGCCCGTGGCGCGGCGCAGTACGCCGCGCACGCCGCGACCGCATTTCCCGCAGAGTTCCCCGCGGCGGCGGCATTGGCCCAGGCGCACTGCTCGGAGGTGTACGCGAAGGCGGCTGCAGCGAACATCCAGTTGCACGGCGGTATCGGTTTCACCTGGGAGCACCCCGCACACCTGTATTTCAAACGAGCCAAGTCCTCCGCCCACCTGCTCGGCGACGCCGACCACCACCGCCGGATGCTCGCCGACCGCATCGGGCTGTAA
- a CDS encoding nuclear transport factor 2 family protein, translated as MTDNSPAALIARLQRLEALDEIRQLAAKYAVALDMRDLDSLVNLFVDDVAVPGHDHGRPALRRWYDRELRHGLLGSAHGVHGHVIDVHDTHHATGLVYSRNDLETSSAWVIELLAYLDTYECRYGRWYFVRRKPLFWYESDITDPPLGPEKMRWPGTPAHDGGFHAAFPSWQEFHAAEPGRLDAPVAAPAPIDDWIRTLRHGAPVPRGSSTGRTEDDPRNL; from the coding sequence ATGACCGACAACTCGCCGGCCGCACTCATCGCACGCCTCCAACGATTGGAGGCGCTCGACGAGATCCGCCAACTCGCCGCCAAATACGCTGTTGCGCTGGACATGCGCGATCTCGATTCGTTGGTCAACCTGTTCGTCGACGACGTCGCGGTTCCAGGTCACGACCACGGCCGGCCCGCGCTGCGCCGATGGTATGACCGCGAGTTGCGCCACGGCCTGCTCGGCAGTGCGCACGGCGTACACGGCCACGTCATCGACGTGCACGACACCCACCACGCGACCGGCCTGGTGTACTCCCGAAACGACCTCGAGACGTCCTCGGCCTGGGTGATCGAACTGCTGGCCTACCTCGACACGTATGAATGTCGCTACGGGCGATGGTATTTCGTCCGCCGCAAACCGCTCTTCTGGTACGAGAGCGACATCACCGACCCGCCGTTGGGTCCCGAGAAGATGAGGTGGCCGGGGACGCCCGCCCACGACGGTGGATTCCACGCCGCATTTCCCAGCTGGCAGGAGTTTCACGCCGCCGAACCGGGACGCCTCGACGCGCCTGTGGCCGCGCCGGCGCCGATCGATGACTGGATTCGCACCTTGCGACACGGCGCCCCCGTCCCCCGAGGCAGCTCCACAGGCCGCACCGAGGACGACCCGAGGAACCTCTGA
- a CDS encoding TetR/AcrR family transcriptional regulator gives MTTMDQRRMRGQRNRQALIAAAIALFEDKGYDATTVDHIAARAGVAPRTFFHHFAAKDDILFDGYRERLDEATRRFRASGARSLWGALAEASASVAQAISAQPDIFVARARLYGNHPALRAARLRINDDWIDQMTTEVAAWLHADPTTDLRPRLAVNVVNGANRAAIDTWVAGGGTADLVASMRQANDLLRPSITRIERSTRAERSRRAG, from the coding sequence ATGACCACCATGGACCAGCGCCGAATGCGGGGACAGCGCAACAGGCAAGCCCTGATCGCCGCCGCGATCGCCCTTTTCGAGGACAAGGGCTACGACGCGACCACGGTGGATCACATCGCCGCGCGTGCCGGCGTCGCGCCGCGGACGTTCTTCCATCACTTCGCGGCCAAGGACGACATCCTCTTCGACGGCTACCGCGAGCGGCTCGACGAGGCGACCCGCCGCTTCCGCGCATCGGGCGCCCGGTCGCTGTGGGGTGCACTCGCCGAGGCGTCGGCGTCTGTCGCGCAGGCCATCAGCGCGCAGCCGGACATCTTCGTCGCCCGTGCGCGGCTGTACGGCAACCACCCCGCGCTGCGCGCGGCCAGGTTGCGCATCAACGACGATTGGATCGATCAGATGACCACCGAGGTCGCGGCGTGGCTGCACGCGGATCCGACCACCGATCTGCGTCCACGGCTGGCCGTCAACGTCGTCAACGGCGCCAACCGGGCAGCGATCGACACCTGGGTGGCCGGTGGCGGAACGGCCGATCTGGTCGCATCGATGCGTCAGGCCAACGATCTGCTGCGACCGTCCATCACCAGGATCGAACGATCGACCAGGGCCGAGAGGAGCCGCCGTGCCGGATGA
- a CDS encoding SDR family oxidoreductase has translation MTGTSLADKRVVVVGASAGIGRAFAATALAEGARLVAVARRELSSDMFGGATPAESVSADIRDPDDCARVGCVAAETLGEVDLLVISAGFAPLKPFAEVDVDDWTKVLTTNVIGVHQVIRAHLPILAPSAVVAALSSDSVRHPHRALGAYSASKAAMERSLVAWRLEHPGYRFSCVEVGATVPTDFISDFDPDLLGVVAGEWIARGLVPATHMTPEGVANTLAGIFASALANPDIGLDNLTLKSPAAPMSS, from the coding sequence ATGACGGGGACGTCGCTGGCGGACAAGCGTGTCGTCGTCGTCGGTGCCTCAGCCGGGATCGGGCGGGCGTTCGCCGCGACTGCACTGGCCGAGGGCGCCAGGCTCGTCGCGGTCGCACGGCGCGAACTGTCTTCGGATATGTTCGGCGGCGCGACTCCCGCGGAGTCGGTCTCGGCCGATATCCGGGATCCGGACGATTGCGCCCGGGTCGGCTGTGTCGCGGCCGAAACTCTCGGCGAGGTGGACCTTCTGGTGATCAGCGCCGGGTTCGCGCCGCTCAAACCGTTCGCCGAGGTCGACGTCGATGACTGGACAAAGGTCCTGACCACCAACGTGATCGGGGTTCACCAGGTCATTCGAGCGCACCTGCCGATACTCGCGCCGTCAGCGGTCGTCGCCGCGTTGTCGTCAGACTCCGTCCGCCACCCCCATCGCGCACTCGGTGCATATTCGGCGAGTAAAGCAGCGATGGAGCGCAGTCTGGTGGCGTGGCGACTGGAGCACCCCGGGTACCGCTTCAGTTGCGTCGAGGTGGGAGCAACGGTGCCGACGGATTTCATCTCCGATTTCGATCCTGACTTGCTCGGCGTCGTCGCCGGTGAGTGGATCGCCCGGGGACTGGTCCCGGCGACCCACATGACACCGGAAGGTGTGGCGAACACCCTGGCCGGCATCTTCGCCAGTGCCCTGGCGAATCCCGACATCGGACTCGACAATCTCACGCTCAAATCTCCTGCGGCCCCGATGAGCTCATGA
- a CDS encoding aldehyde dehydrogenase has protein sequence MSSFWTEGNMLIDGRLVPSESGETFDNVNPATEQVIGAVANATAVDMDAAIGAARRAFDDTAWARSPEMRVRCIRQLHEALGRFADDLRATTVAEVGCPVALTYGPQLDSPVAGLPWVADLAESYEWETSLGLAEPFGMKTHRIVRREPVGVIGAITPWNYPVQINLAKMVPALAAGNTVVLKPAPDTPYGATLLGRLIAEHTDIPAGVVNVVTSADHAVGQQLCEDPRVDMISFTGSTATGTKIMTAAAPTIKKVFLELGGKSALIALDDADLGSVVTSAAFATTTHAGQGCANTTRLLLPRSRYREGVDALVEALKGWPFGDPTDPSVLMGPLIREEQRRRVLGYIDKGIEEGATVAIGGGVPDHLPTGYFVEPTVLTDVDPDSTVAQEEIFGPVLAVIAHDGDDDAVRIANNSRYGLSGAVVSASDERARAVADRMRTGTVNVNGGVFYGMDVPFGGYKQSGIGREMGVAGFEEYLEIKSIAVGAR, from the coding sequence ATGAGCAGTTTCTGGACCGAAGGAAACATGCTTATCGACGGACGGCTGGTTCCGTCGGAGTCCGGGGAGACCTTCGACAATGTCAACCCTGCGACAGAGCAGGTCATCGGCGCCGTCGCGAATGCGACCGCCGTCGATATGGATGCCGCGATCGGTGCGGCCCGCCGCGCGTTCGACGACACCGCATGGGCCCGCTCCCCCGAAATGCGCGTGCGCTGCATCCGCCAACTCCACGAAGCTCTCGGTAGGTTCGCCGACGATCTCCGCGCCACTACGGTGGCCGAGGTCGGCTGCCCGGTCGCTCTGACCTATGGTCCCCAACTGGACAGCCCGGTCGCGGGGCTGCCGTGGGTGGCCGACCTGGCCGAGAGTTACGAATGGGAGACCAGCCTCGGTCTTGCCGAGCCGTTCGGGATGAAGACCCACCGGATCGTTCGCCGCGAACCTGTCGGCGTCATCGGAGCCATCACGCCCTGGAACTACCCCGTTCAGATCAATCTGGCCAAGATGGTTCCGGCGCTCGCCGCCGGGAACACCGTGGTGCTCAAACCGGCACCCGACACTCCGTACGGGGCAACGCTGCTCGGGCGGTTGATCGCCGAACACACCGACATCCCGGCCGGTGTCGTCAACGTCGTCACCTCCGCCGATCACGCTGTGGGTCAGCAACTTTGCGAAGATCCGCGGGTCGACATGATCTCGTTCACCGGATCCACCGCGACAGGCACCAAGATCATGACCGCGGCCGCACCCACGATCAAGAAGGTCTTCCTCGAACTCGGCGGCAAGTCTGCACTCATCGCACTCGATGACGCTGACCTCGGCTCGGTCGTCACGTCCGCGGCATTCGCGACCACCACCCATGCGGGCCAGGGCTGTGCCAACACCACCCGTCTCCTGCTTCCGCGGTCCCGCTACCGCGAGGGCGTCGACGCTCTCGTCGAAGCGCTCAAAGGCTGGCCCTTTGGCGATCCCACCGATCCCTCGGTGCTGATGGGGCCTCTGATCCGCGAAGAACAACGCCGTCGGGTGCTGGGCTACATCGACAAGGGAATCGAAGAAGGCGCTACGGTCGCGATCGGAGGCGGTGTTCCTGATCACCTGCCGACCGGCTATTTCGTCGAACCCACCGTGCTGACCGATGTCGATCCCGATTCCACGGTGGCGCAGGAAGAGATCTTCGGTCCGGTCCTGGCGGTGATCGCGCACGACGGCGACGACGACGCGGTGCGGATCGCGAACAACTCGCGGTATGGATTGTCAGGGGCCGTGGTCAGCGCATCTGATGAGCGGGCACGCGCTGTGGCGGACCGGATGCGCACCGGCACCGTCAATGTCAACGGTGGGGTGTTCTACGGCATGGACGTGCCCTTCGGCGGCTACAAGCAGAGTGGGATCGGGCGGGAGATGGGCGTGGCGGGCTTCGAGGAGTATCTGGAGATCAAGTCCATCGCTGTCGGTGCGCGATGA
- a CDS encoding enoyl-CoA hydratase-related protein: MQLQRILYDVDEHVATITINRPERLNATDDLTRTELGWAWGQVRDDPDVRVAIITGAGDRAFSAGQDIKATASGGIRNKVPGSRLHHGVWKPVICALNGMVVGGGLHQVADADLIIAADHAELIDTHLAVGNVFALEPAVLLRRMPLSMVMQLALMAKDGRISAQRAYDIGLVNEVVPGERLQQRTREIALSIAALSPATTQTSVKAMWTSLDVGLHAANDVAYRYVLQHQMTHPDYREGMVAFAEKREPRWTVE; encoded by the coding sequence GTGCAGCTACAGAGGATTCTGTACGACGTCGACGAGCACGTCGCGACCATCACCATCAACCGGCCGGAACGGCTCAACGCCACCGACGATCTGACCCGCACCGAGCTCGGATGGGCCTGGGGGCAGGTCCGCGACGACCCGGATGTCCGGGTCGCCATCATCACCGGCGCCGGGGACCGCGCCTTCAGCGCCGGCCAGGACATCAAGGCCACGGCCAGCGGCGGCATCCGCAACAAGGTGCCAGGCTCCCGCCTCCACCACGGGGTGTGGAAACCGGTCATCTGCGCTCTCAACGGCATGGTCGTCGGCGGCGGACTGCACCAGGTCGCCGATGCCGACCTCATCATCGCCGCCGACCACGCCGAGTTGATCGACACCCACCTCGCCGTGGGCAACGTGTTCGCCCTCGAGCCGGCAGTGCTGCTGCGCCGCATGCCCCTCTCGATGGTCATGCAGCTCGCACTGATGGCCAAGGACGGCCGTATCAGCGCTCAACGTGCCTATGACATCGGGCTCGTCAACGAGGTCGTCCCCGGTGAACGCCTGCAGCAGCGCACCCGCGAGATCGCCCTGTCGATCGCAGCCTTGTCGCCCGCGACCACCCAGACCTCCGTCAAAGCGATGTGGACCAGCCTGGACGTCGGTCTGCACGCCGCGAACGACGTCGCCTACCGGTACGTGCTGCAACACCAGATGACTCATCCCGATTACCGCGAAGGGATGGTGGCCTTCGCCGAAAAGCGGGAACCGCGCTGGACCGTCGAATGA
- a CDS encoding class I adenylate-forming enzyme family protein codes for MTSPQVPSARTFHYETLPYEPVMPAVLAAVTASHAQSDLVVAGLPDGACERITYGQADCDSATMAARLLAAGVTKGVRVGILAPNGPDFVVAFLAVTRIGAVAVPLNTFLGPAELAWVLRDADVHTVLSVESILGNDMLARLAAAAGELDMPLRSRALPQLRNVLPLGVVTTRWPQEWPDPVDPEFLAACAQTVRTTDDLFAIYTSGSTSNPKGILHTHGTAITHSRFIAAQHEWGAGDRIYVPMVFFWVAGLVFGFLGPFQHGATVLTEHKFDAGHTRRLLEAEKATYTTGFPHIGPALVNHPDFAGTDLSSLREGYQQVLLPPGRRTSDPSLRVAQLGMTETCSSHTWWPPHEQVPESKRGSLGVSAPGYEHKIVDDTGTEVPNGVTGEICVRGQAMMRGMIGRHWHELVDRDGWLHTKDAGYRDDDGHLYFAGRLDEMIKTSGTNVAPMEVEAALRRLPEVRIAYVVGVPDPDRGAIVSAAVVLNDGRHADAAHLTAQCRAGLAAYKVPKKWVILTDPKALPYTTTDKIDKRRLAELMAEGALK; via the coding sequence ATGACCTCGCCGCAGGTTCCCAGCGCCCGCACGTTCCACTACGAGACGCTGCCCTACGAACCCGTCATGCCGGCCGTGCTGGCCGCGGTGACGGCCTCACACGCGCAATCGGACCTGGTGGTGGCCGGCCTGCCGGACGGCGCTTGCGAGCGGATCACCTACGGACAGGCTGACTGTGACTCGGCGACGATGGCGGCACGCCTCCTCGCGGCGGGGGTGACCAAGGGCGTGCGCGTGGGCATTCTCGCGCCGAACGGACCCGACTTCGTCGTCGCGTTCCTCGCGGTCACGCGCATCGGTGCGGTAGCCGTGCCGCTCAACACCTTCCTCGGACCCGCCGAGTTGGCCTGGGTGCTCCGCGACGCCGATGTGCACACGGTGTTGTCCGTCGAGTCGATCCTGGGCAACGACATGCTGGCACGGCTGGCCGCCGCGGCCGGCGAACTGGACATGCCGCTACGGTCGCGCGCGCTCCCCCAGCTGCGCAACGTGCTCCCGCTCGGTGTGGTGACCACACGTTGGCCGCAGGAATGGCCCGATCCTGTCGATCCGGAGTTCCTGGCCGCCTGCGCACAGACCGTACGCACCACCGACGACCTGTTCGCGATCTACACCTCGGGCAGCACGTCGAATCCCAAGGGCATCCTGCACACCCACGGGACCGCAATCACGCACTCCCGGTTCATCGCCGCACAGCACGAGTGGGGGGCCGGCGACCGCATCTACGTGCCGATGGTCTTCTTCTGGGTCGCCGGCCTGGTCTTCGGCTTCCTCGGCCCGTTCCAGCACGGAGCGACCGTGCTCACCGAGCACAAGTTCGACGCGGGCCACACACGCCGCCTGCTGGAAGCCGAAAAAGCCACCTACACCACCGGTTTCCCGCACATCGGCCCGGCACTGGTCAATCATCCCGACTTCGCCGGCACCGACCTTTCCAGCCTCCGAGAGGGCTACCAGCAGGTCCTGCTCCCTCCCGGCCGCCGGACATCCGACCCGTCACTGCGGGTGGCCCAACTCGGAATGACCGAGACATGCAGCAGCCACACCTGGTGGCCACCACACGAGCAGGTACCGGAGTCCAAGCGCGGCTCCCTCGGTGTCTCGGCACCCGGTTACGAACACAAGATCGTCGACGACACCGGCACCGAAGTCCCCAACGGTGTCACCGGCGAGATCTGTGTGCGGGGTCAGGCCATGATGCGCGGCATGATCGGGCGACACTGGCACGAGCTGGTCGACCGCGACGGTTGGCTGCACACCAAAGACGCCGGCTACCGCGACGATGACGGTCATCTGTACTTCGCCGGGCGCCTCGACGAAATGATCAAGACCTCGGGCACGAATGTGGCCCCGATGGAGGTCGAAGCAGCACTGCGGCGGCTACCCGAGGTGCGCATTGCCTACGTGGTCGGCGTTCCCGACCCCGACCGCGGCGCGATCGTCAGCGCCGCAGTCGTTCTCAATGACGGCCGGCACGCAGATGCCGCCCACCTCACCGCGCAATGCCGCGCCGGTCTGGCAGCCTACAAGGTGCCGAAGAAGTGGGTCATCCTCACCGACCCCAAGGCGCTGCCCTACACCACGACCGACAAGATCGACAAACGACGCCTTGCGGAGCTGATGGCCGAGGGCGCCCTCAAATGA